The following are from one region of the Corythoichthys intestinalis isolate RoL2023-P3 chromosome 17, ASM3026506v1, whole genome shotgun sequence genome:
- the lrrtm4l1 gene encoding leucine rich repeat transmembrane neuronal 4 like 1 isoform X2 — MLNDGRVTHLLFPLLLLLRVPLLLSFGERTCPNSCRCEGKTVNCDSSGFLDVPENISVGCQGLSLRYNELHSLLPYQFAHLGQLLWIYLDHNQISAVDSRAFQGVRRLKELIMSSNKIISLHNSTFHGIPNLRSLDLSYNKLEILQSGQFHGLRKLQNLHLRSNGLSNIPIRAFLECRSLEFLDLGYNRIKALTRTTFLGLQKLMELHLEHNQFTRINFFLFPRLANLRSLYLQWNRIKVVNQGLPWTWYTLQKLDLSGNEIQTLDPAVFHCLPNLQILNLESNKLSNVSQEAVSAWISLTSISLAGNIWDCATGICPLVAWLRNFRGTKDTTMICSSPKYLQGEKIMEATRSHGICEETDYVLTETPSPMSEIFSEATNEPTFPPTSGSPLVPPTFGQHRPFRPKPIPHPTFPGHMSKDPRDSVARSRPTHILPPEIEHLTLHKVVVGSVALFFSMSLILTIIYVLWRRYPGATRLLHQRSMVGRKCRKKSPEPEQDLSTQLQEYYMSYNPAASPEALEVLGNGTGSCTCTISSSRECENEYTCRRPLPGAWLSELPTIH; from the coding sequence ATGCTGAATGATGGACGGGTGACACACCTCCTCTTTCCACTCCTCCTGCTTTTGCGAGTTCCATTATTGCTCAGCTTCGGTGAGCGCACATGCCCGAATAGCTGCCGATGTGAAGGCAAAACAGTTAATTGTGATTCATCTGGCTTCTTGGATGTCCCAGAAAACATTTCAGTTGGATGCCAGGGCCTCTCCCTGCGCTACAATGAATTGCACAGCCTTTTACCCTATCAGTTCGCTCATCTGGGTCAGCTTCTCTGGATTTATTTGGATCACAATCAGATTTCAGCAGTTGACAGTCGGGCATTCCAGGGAGTTCGTAGACTCAAAGAACTTATAATGAGCTCCAACAAAATCATATCTCTGCACAATTCGACATTCCACGGAATTCCCAATCTTCGTAGTTTAGATCTGTCATACAACAAGTTGGAAATCCTCCAGTCGGGACAGTTCCACGGTTTGCGAAAGTTGCAAAACCTACACCTCCGGTCAAATGGTCTCTCTAACATCCCCATACGAGCATTCCTTGAGTGCCGAAGTTTGGAGTTTCTGGATTTGGGCTACAATCGAATCAAAGCTCTCACACGCACCACCTTTTTAGGGTTACAGAAACTGATGGAATTGCATCTTGAGCACAACCAGTTCACCCGGAtaaatttttttctgtttcctCGCCTTGCCAACCTAAGATCACTATATCTGCAGTGGAACCGCATCAAGGTCGTCAATCAGGGACTACCATGGACATGGTATACATTACAGAAACTTGATCTTTCTGGAAATGAAATACAgaccctggatccagctgtATTCCACTGCTTGCCTAACCTTCAAATTCTAAACCTGGAATCCAACAAACTTTCCAATGTGTCACAGGAAGCGGTGTCGGCATGGATCTCACTGACTTCCATCAGTCTGGCAGGCAACATATGGGATTGTGCCACTGGCATATGCCCACTCGTGGCTTGGTTAAGAAATTTCCGTGGCACCAAAGACACAACTATGATATGCAGCAGCCCAAAATATCTCCAAGGAGAGAAGATTATGGAAGCTACAAGAAGCCACGGCATTTGTGAGGAAACTGATTATGTCCTGACTGAGACACCCTCACCAATGTCAGAGATTTTTTCTGAAGCCACCAATGAGCCAACATTTCCTCCTACAAGTGGGTCTCCGCTTGTGCCACCAACTTTTGGGCAACACCGACCTTTTCGACCAAAACCTATTCCTCACCCTACATTCCCTGGGCATATGAGCAAAGATCCAAGAGACTCAGTTGCACGTAGTCGGCCCACTCATATACTTCCTCCAGAGATTGAACATCTGACTCTCCATAAAGTAGTGGTGGGCAGTGTGGCACTCTTCTTCAGCATGTCTCTAATTTTAACCATTATCTACGTATTGTGGCGGCGCTACCCAGGAGCAACAAGATTGCTCCACCAGCGATCCATGGTGGGGCGAAAGTGTCGCAAAAAGAGTCCAGAGCCGGAGCAGGACCTAAGCACCCAGCTGCAAGAGTATTACATGAGCTACAACCCTGCTGCCTCTCCAGAGGCTTTGGAAGTGCTTGGCAATGGCACAGGCTCCTGCACTTGCACAATCTCTAGCTCGAGGGAGTGTGAG
- the lrrtm4l1 gene encoding leucine rich repeat transmembrane neuronal 4 like 1 isoform X1 has translation MGPMLNDGRVTHLLFPLLLLLRVPLLLSFGERTCPNSCRCEGKTVNCDSSGFLDVPENISVGCQGLSLRYNELHSLLPYQFAHLGQLLWIYLDHNQISAVDSRAFQGVRRLKELIMSSNKIISLHNSTFHGIPNLRSLDLSYNKLEILQSGQFHGLRKLQNLHLRSNGLSNIPIRAFLECRSLEFLDLGYNRIKALTRTTFLGLQKLMELHLEHNQFTRINFFLFPRLANLRSLYLQWNRIKVVNQGLPWTWYTLQKLDLSGNEIQTLDPAVFHCLPNLQILNLESNKLSNVSQEAVSAWISLTSISLAGNIWDCATGICPLVAWLRNFRGTKDTTMICSSPKYLQGEKIMEATRSHGICEETDYVLTETPSPMSEIFSEATNEPTFPPTSGSPLVPPTFGQHRPFRPKPIPHPTFPGHMSKDPRDSVARSRPTHILPPEIEHLTLHKVVVGSVALFFSMSLILTIIYVLWRRYPGATRLLHQRSMVGRKCRKKSPEPEQDLSTQLQEYYMSYNPAASPEALEVLGNGTGSCTCTISSSRECENEYTCRRPLPGAWLSELPTIH, from the coding sequence GTCCTATGCTGAATGATGGACGGGTGACACACCTCCTCTTTCCACTCCTCCTGCTTTTGCGAGTTCCATTATTGCTCAGCTTCGGTGAGCGCACATGCCCGAATAGCTGCCGATGTGAAGGCAAAACAGTTAATTGTGATTCATCTGGCTTCTTGGATGTCCCAGAAAACATTTCAGTTGGATGCCAGGGCCTCTCCCTGCGCTACAATGAATTGCACAGCCTTTTACCCTATCAGTTCGCTCATCTGGGTCAGCTTCTCTGGATTTATTTGGATCACAATCAGATTTCAGCAGTTGACAGTCGGGCATTCCAGGGAGTTCGTAGACTCAAAGAACTTATAATGAGCTCCAACAAAATCATATCTCTGCACAATTCGACATTCCACGGAATTCCCAATCTTCGTAGTTTAGATCTGTCATACAACAAGTTGGAAATCCTCCAGTCGGGACAGTTCCACGGTTTGCGAAAGTTGCAAAACCTACACCTCCGGTCAAATGGTCTCTCTAACATCCCCATACGAGCATTCCTTGAGTGCCGAAGTTTGGAGTTTCTGGATTTGGGCTACAATCGAATCAAAGCTCTCACACGCACCACCTTTTTAGGGTTACAGAAACTGATGGAATTGCATCTTGAGCACAACCAGTTCACCCGGAtaaatttttttctgtttcctCGCCTTGCCAACCTAAGATCACTATATCTGCAGTGGAACCGCATCAAGGTCGTCAATCAGGGACTACCATGGACATGGTATACATTACAGAAACTTGATCTTTCTGGAAATGAAATACAgaccctggatccagctgtATTCCACTGCTTGCCTAACCTTCAAATTCTAAACCTGGAATCCAACAAACTTTCCAATGTGTCACAGGAAGCGGTGTCGGCATGGATCTCACTGACTTCCATCAGTCTGGCAGGCAACATATGGGATTGTGCCACTGGCATATGCCCACTCGTGGCTTGGTTAAGAAATTTCCGTGGCACCAAAGACACAACTATGATATGCAGCAGCCCAAAATATCTCCAAGGAGAGAAGATTATGGAAGCTACAAGAAGCCACGGCATTTGTGAGGAAACTGATTATGTCCTGACTGAGACACCCTCACCAATGTCAGAGATTTTTTCTGAAGCCACCAATGAGCCAACATTTCCTCCTACAAGTGGGTCTCCGCTTGTGCCACCAACTTTTGGGCAACACCGACCTTTTCGACCAAAACCTATTCCTCACCCTACATTCCCTGGGCATATGAGCAAAGATCCAAGAGACTCAGTTGCACGTAGTCGGCCCACTCATATACTTCCTCCAGAGATTGAACATCTGACTCTCCATAAAGTAGTGGTGGGCAGTGTGGCACTCTTCTTCAGCATGTCTCTAATTTTAACCATTATCTACGTATTGTGGCGGCGCTACCCAGGAGCAACAAGATTGCTCCACCAGCGATCCATGGTGGGGCGAAAGTGTCGCAAAAAGAGTCCAGAGCCGGAGCAGGACCTAAGCACCCAGCTGCAAGAGTATTACATGAGCTACAACCCTGCTGCCTCTCCAGAGGCTTTGGAAGTGCTTGGCAATGGCACAGGCTCCTGCACTTGCACAATCTCTAGCTCGAGGGAGTGTGAG